The following proteins come from a genomic window of Pyxidicoccus sp. MSG2:
- a CDS encoding TIGR02996 domain-containing protein, protein MPKKSESKEASLTKAATGGEWRTVLAGLLDAWRAAPHRELADRVVSVGAKVAGGRGLSGDWDTVAKKPDAAVLSTLLDTLLDKGSVKARPRLEALEDWPTDPRIDRWVADRYADPPFTSTGARPFWTRLAPLARRILDARAAESLAKARAGYDRSIAHEEFLAAHLDRIRPRLDAVKDGALSADTREALAVIDAALRADAEAAKPARSADSATLLAQVLAKPEDDEARAVLADVLLEAGHPRGELIALQLEATRRPLTPAEVKRERQLIKTARAELLGPLDGVLKPDCTFSRGFLTRAALKQGNSRALESAIEKTAGHPLWATVEHLEGKGDYDITTHDVMRSLRSLAHSDVGLEALAGMPKLEALVEGSASDEWLELARAKGAFVQLRELDLQVYPRQAREFLTSPLVARLERLQVRMSLSGHDPSGAESSMSLLALVPKLKVPELTFRMVRHDGKDWSSGYHFVRDASGRLSVRVFTTSMNEPHEALVQGDVLRGLDQISRLEPASLVVAHQLRTGHRRAVEQRARELGATLEG, encoded by the coding sequence ATGCCGAAGAAGAGCGAATCGAAGGAAGCCTCCCTCACGAAGGCCGCGACCGGCGGCGAATGGCGCACCGTGCTCGCGGGGCTCCTCGACGCCTGGCGGGCCGCGCCGCACCGGGAGCTGGCGGACCGCGTGGTGTCGGTGGGCGCGAAGGTGGCGGGAGGCAGGGGGCTCTCCGGTGACTGGGACACCGTGGCGAAGAAGCCGGACGCCGCGGTGCTCTCGACGCTGCTCGACACACTCCTCGACAAGGGGTCGGTCAAGGCACGTCCGCGCCTCGAAGCGCTGGAAGACTGGCCGACGGACCCACGCATCGACCGCTGGGTCGCCGACCGGTATGCCGACCCTCCCTTCACGAGCACTGGCGCCCGTCCCTTCTGGACACGGCTGGCGCCGCTCGCTCGTCGCATCCTGGACGCCCGGGCCGCGGAGAGCCTCGCGAAGGCGCGCGCCGGTTACGACCGCTCGATTGCCCACGAAGAGTTCCTCGCGGCGCACCTCGACCGCATCCGTCCGCGGCTGGACGCGGTCAAAGACGGGGCGCTCTCCGCCGACACCCGCGAGGCGCTCGCGGTGATTGATGCGGCCCTCCGCGCGGACGCAGAGGCCGCGAAGCCCGCGCGCTCGGCGGACTCCGCGACGCTCCTCGCGCAGGTGCTCGCGAAGCCGGAGGACGACGAGGCGCGCGCCGTGCTCGCGGACGTGTTGCTCGAAGCGGGCCATCCTCGCGGTGAGCTCATCGCCCTCCAGCTCGAAGCGACCCGCCGCCCCCTCACGCCGGCCGAGGTGAAGCGGGAGCGGCAGCTCATCAAGACGGCCCGCGCGGAACTGCTCGGTCCGCTCGACGGTGTGCTGAAGCCGGATTGCACCTTCTCACGCGGCTTCCTCACGCGCGCGGCGCTGAAGCAGGGCAACTCTCGCGCGCTCGAAAGCGCCATCGAGAAGACCGCCGGCCACCCGCTCTGGGCCACCGTCGAGCATCTCGAAGGAAAAGGCGATTACGACATCACCACGCATGATGTCATGAGGTCGCTGCGCTCACTCGCCCATTCCGACGTCGGCCTCGAGGCGCTTGCCGGGATGCCGAAGCTGGAGGCGCTCGTGGAAGGCAGTGCCTCCGACGAGTGGCTCGAGCTCGCCAGGGCGAAGGGCGCCTTTGTGCAGCTTCGCGAGCTGGACCTCCAGGTCTACCCGCGCCAGGCGCGCGAGTTCCTCACGTCGCCCCTCGTCGCGCGCCTGGAGCGACTCCAGGTCAGGATGAGTCTCTCCGGCCATGACCCTTCCGGCGCCGAGTCGTCGATGTCCCTCCTCGCGCTCGTGCCGAAGTTGAAGGTCCCCGAGCTCACCTTCCGCATGGTCCGCCACGATGGCAAGGACTGGAGCAGCGGCTACCACTTCGTGCGGGACGCCTCGGGCAGGCTCTCGGTCCGCGTCTTCACCACGTCGATGAACGAGCCCCACGAGGCGCTCGTGCAGGGTGATGTGCTGCGGGGCCTGGACCAGATTTCCAGACTCGAGCCGGCGAGCCTCGTCGTGGCCCATCAACTGCGCACCGGGCATCGGAGGGCCGTCGAGCAGCGAGCACGCGAGCTGGGAGCCACGCTGGAGGGCTGA
- a CDS encoding helix-turn-helix domain-containing protein, which produces MVSEKERMEYWQETASRVFLGLRTEQKRRNEPFFGRLDYREAGPLSVTHVHSASQRVYRGETEIARAPRECFFICMQLEGVCTVRQPRRPEYQTRPGDVELLDGVRPGELSFDAEYRRVVILVPYTALRPRLVDADKSIGSVLRANEGTGALVSAYLNAFARNEVDAPVSGSLSDILVSLLAVGFNAKEDGPRPDTESVREARRHAIRDFAERNLGDPALSPTTVAAQFRCSTRYLHGLFAEGGQSFMRWVLARRLARCRQALLAPELRERSIADIAFRWGFQDLSHFGRAFKAAFGMTPRECRAEGGGQRGAPRARRRPTRH; this is translated from the coding sequence ATGGTCTCCGAGAAGGAGCGGATGGAGTACTGGCAGGAGACGGCGAGCCGGGTCTTCCTCGGCCTGCGCACGGAGCAGAAGCGCAGGAACGAGCCGTTCTTCGGCAGGTTGGATTATCGGGAAGCGGGGCCGCTGTCGGTGACGCACGTGCACTCGGCCTCGCAGCGGGTGTACCGGGGGGAGACGGAAATCGCCCGGGCGCCGCGCGAGTGCTTCTTCATCTGCATGCAGCTGGAGGGCGTCTGTACGGTGCGGCAGCCGCGCCGGCCGGAGTATCAGACGCGGCCGGGCGACGTGGAGTTGCTCGACGGGGTGCGGCCCGGCGAACTCTCCTTCGACGCCGAGTATCGCCGGGTGGTCATCCTCGTCCCGTACACGGCGCTGCGGCCGCGACTCGTGGACGCGGACAAGTCGATTGGGAGCGTGCTGCGGGCCAACGAGGGCACCGGTGCGCTGGTGTCAGCGTACCTGAACGCCTTCGCGCGCAACGAGGTCGACGCGCCGGTCTCCGGTTCGCTCTCGGACATCCTGGTGTCGCTGCTCGCGGTGGGCTTCAACGCGAAGGAGGATGGACCCCGGCCGGACACGGAGAGCGTGCGCGAGGCCCGGCGGCACGCCATCCGCGACTTCGCCGAGCGCAACCTCGGGGACCCCGCGCTGAGCCCGACGACGGTCGCCGCCCAGTTCCGCTGCTCCACGCGCTACCTGCACGGGCTGTTCGCGGAAGGGGGCCAGTCCTTCATGCGCTGGGTGCTCGCACGGCGACTCGCCCGGTGCCGACAGGCGCTGCTCGCCCCGGAGCTGCGGGAGCGCAGCATCGCGGACATCGCCTTCCGGTGGGGGTTCCAGGACCTCTCCCACTTCGGCCGCGCCTTCAAGGCGGCGTTCGGCATGACGCCTCGGGAGTGCCGCGCGGAAGGGGGCGGGCAGCGCGGCGCCCCGCGGGCCCGGCGGCGCCCGACACGGCACTGA
- a CDS encoding S8 family serine peptidase, translating to MKSLSRAPWLGALALSLSLVACGEAPTPPASPPTHASASLREPARRFVPGHVIVKFRESDEASLRASPPTLRGFHAQDVKALAGGARLWSLEPEQRRLGASIAEEEAELLTAIEALRADPRVEYAHEDLYMEYFAVPSDPLYAQQWHYPAINLPTAWNSVTGSVKVAVLDTGKLAHPDLSGKWTTGYDFGDNDADPTDDDTYHHGLHVAGILSANANNGIGGAGVCWGCQLMPVKVSNNNAPVMSNVGNAIRWAADNGARVINMSFGTTSGTAPCSGYAYIQSAVTYAVQKNVVVVAAAGNNAADTANVTPASCTGVIAVAASGRNGQLAPYSNRGERVDVTAPGGDPNFYGDGIGCPVDGTTYSGTDGAVSTWAAYKAGTTLLPGDYCYRYLSGTSMASPHVAGLAALILSQRPSMTPAQVTARIKGTATPLPCKACGTGLINAAAAIYPPLPTKPAKGNWYNPARNGNGLDIQYAASDSLSLTWLTYTSAGAPIWYMSTLTAETGVWAGDLYESYWNGSSASATKVGTAKLTLTSGQWRYVWTKGAASGNEPIQPLAFGGGFTTMNLSGNWYNAWEPGWGILFDSRGTVHVANVLIYNGTRPTWVQGVVDSGSTSLSFNLSYVTGTNLCPGCTGTPSTAVQPAGTLTVSGSAGVPSTVTASTQVSFPGGSWYRSPFTLSRLTGP from the coding sequence ATGAAGTCCCTGTCTCGAGCGCCCTGGCTCGGTGCCCTGGCGCTGTCCCTGTCCCTCGTCGCGTGCGGCGAGGCCCCCACCCCACCTGCGTCCCCGCCGACCCACGCCTCGGCCTCGCTGCGCGAGCCCGCGCGCCGCTTCGTCCCGGGTCACGTCATCGTGAAGTTCCGGGAGTCGGACGAGGCGAGCCTGCGTGCCTCGCCGCCCACGCTTCGCGGCTTCCATGCCCAGGACGTCAAGGCGCTCGCCGGGGGCGCGCGACTCTGGTCGCTGGAGCCGGAGCAGCGGCGCCTGGGCGCGTCCATCGCCGAGGAGGAGGCGGAGTTGCTGACCGCCATCGAGGCGCTGCGCGCGGACCCTCGCGTCGAGTACGCGCACGAGGACCTGTACATGGAGTACTTCGCGGTGCCGAGCGACCCGCTGTACGCGCAGCAGTGGCACTACCCCGCCATCAACCTGCCCACGGCGTGGAACAGCGTCACCGGCTCGGTGAAGGTCGCGGTGCTGGACACCGGCAAGCTCGCGCACCCGGACCTCAGCGGGAAGTGGACGACGGGCTACGACTTCGGTGACAACGACGCGGACCCGACGGACGACGACACGTACCACCACGGCCTGCACGTGGCCGGCATCCTCTCGGCGAATGCGAACAACGGCATCGGCGGCGCCGGCGTCTGCTGGGGCTGCCAGCTCATGCCCGTCAAGGTGTCCAACAACAACGCCCCGGTGATGAGCAACGTGGGCAACGCCATCCGCTGGGCCGCGGACAACGGCGCGCGCGTCATCAACATGAGCTTCGGGACGACCAGCGGGACGGCCCCGTGCTCGGGCTACGCCTACATCCAGAGCGCGGTGACGTACGCCGTGCAGAAGAACGTCGTGGTGGTCGCCGCCGCGGGCAACAACGCGGCGGACACCGCCAACGTGACGCCCGCCTCGTGCACCGGCGTCATCGCCGTGGCGGCAAGCGGGCGGAACGGGCAGCTCGCGCCCTACAGCAACCGCGGGGAGCGGGTGGACGTCACCGCGCCGGGCGGCGACCCCAACTTCTACGGCGACGGCATCGGCTGCCCCGTGGACGGGACGACGTACAGCGGGACGGACGGCGCCGTGTCCACGTGGGCCGCGTACAAGGCAGGCACCACGCTGCTGCCGGGGGACTACTGCTACCGCTACCTCAGCGGGACGTCCATGGCGTCGCCGCACGTCGCGGGGCTCGCGGCGCTCATCCTGTCCCAGCGGCCGTCCATGACGCCCGCGCAGGTCACCGCGCGCATCAAGGGCACCGCCACGCCGCTGCCGTGCAAGGCGTGCGGCACGGGCCTCATCAACGCCGCCGCCGCCATCTACCCGCCGCTGCCGACGAAGCCCGCCAAGGGCAACTGGTACAACCCGGCGCGCAACGGCAACGGCCTGGACATCCAGTACGCCGCCTCCGATTCGCTCTCGCTCACGTGGCTCACCTATACCTCTGCTGGCGCGCCCATCTGGTACATGAGCACCCTCACCGCCGAGACGGGCGTGTGGGCGGGTGACCTCTACGAGTCGTACTGGAATGGCTCGAGTGCGTCCGCCACGAAGGTGGGGACGGCGAAGCTCACCCTGACCAGCGGGCAGTGGCGGTACGTGTGGACGAAGGGCGCGGCGTCGGGCAACGAGCCCATCCAGCCGCTGGCCTTCGGCGGCGGCTTCACGACGATGAACCTGAGCGGCAACTGGTACAACGCCTGGGAGCCCGGCTGGGGCATCCTCTTCGACTCGCGGGGGACGGTGCACGTCGCCAACGTCCTCATCTACAACGGCACCCGTCCGACGTGGGTGCAGGGCGTGGTGGACAGCGGCTCGACGTCGCTCTCGTTCAACTTGAGCTACGTGACGGGTACCAACCTGTGCCCGGGGTGCACGGGGACGCCTTCGACGGCGGTGCAGCCCGCGGGCACGCTCACCGTCAGCGGCTCGGCGGGCGTGCCCTCGACGGTGACGGCCTCCACGCAGGTGAGCTTCCCGGGCGGCTCGTGGTACCGCTCGCCCTTCACGCTCAGCCGCCTGACGGGTCCATAG
- the glgC gene encoding glucose-1-phosphate adenylyltransferase — MGTRILGMVLAGGQGTRLAPLTQRRSKPAVPFGSKFRIIDFALNNFINSGIYSIYVLTQFKAQSLTEHIQRGWRFGSVLLSDYFITLVPAQMYLYEELGPVWYRGTADAIYQNMHLVENHRPEHMAIFSGDHIYKMNVAHMLEMHEDMRADITIAAYPTPLADAHRFGVMQVDERGRVTEFQEKPKDPKAIPGRPDTALASMGNYIFRSKVLAELLEVDAKTEGSQHDFGKDVLPRALRDGYHIQTYDFAKNPIPGQTRPNTYWRDVGTLDAYHEASMDLVSINPEFDIFNAEWPLRTASEYSPPAKFVHESGERVGRALNSMVAGGCIVSGGVVRESILFRRVRVNSYAKVERSVVFDEVDIGRHAQVKNAIIDKGVRVPPNAKIGFDLEADKARGFTVTDSGIVVVPKGYRFE, encoded by the coding sequence ATGGGCACGCGCATTCTCGGGATGGTCCTCGCAGGGGGGCAGGGAACGCGGCTCGCGCCGCTCACACAGCGGCGCTCGAAGCCAGCGGTGCCCTTCGGGTCGAAGTTCCGCATCATCGACTTCGCCCTCAACAACTTCATCAACTCGGGCATCTACTCCATCTACGTCCTGACGCAGTTCAAGGCGCAGTCGCTGACGGAGCACATCCAACGCGGGTGGCGCTTCGGCTCGGTGTTGCTGTCGGACTACTTCATCACGCTCGTGCCCGCGCAGATGTACCTGTACGAGGAGCTGGGGCCCGTCTGGTACCGGGGCACGGCGGACGCCATCTACCAGAACATGCACCTGGTGGAGAACCACCGGCCCGAGCACATGGCCATCTTCTCCGGCGACCACATCTACAAGATGAACGTGGCGCACATGCTGGAGATGCACGAGGACATGCGCGCCGACATCACCATCGCCGCGTACCCCACTCCGCTCGCGGACGCGCACCGCTTCGGCGTGATGCAGGTGGACGAGCGTGGCCGGGTGACGGAGTTCCAGGAGAAGCCCAAGGATCCCAAGGCCATTCCGGGCCGGCCCGACACGGCGCTGGCCAGCATGGGCAACTACATCTTCCGCAGCAAGGTGCTGGCGGAGCTGCTGGAGGTGGACGCGAAGACGGAGGGCTCGCAGCACGACTTCGGCAAGGACGTGCTGCCCCGAGCGCTGCGCGACGGCTACCACATCCAGACGTACGACTTCGCGAAGAACCCCATCCCCGGGCAGACGCGGCCCAACACGTACTGGCGCGACGTGGGGACGCTGGACGCGTACCACGAGGCGTCCATGGACCTGGTGTCCATCAACCCCGAGTTCGACATCTTCAACGCCGAGTGGCCGCTGCGCACCGCCAGCGAGTACAGCCCGCCAGCCAAGTTCGTCCACGAGTCGGGCGAGCGGGTGGGCCGCGCGCTCAACTCCATGGTGGCCGGAGGCTGCATCGTCTCCGGCGGCGTGGTGCGCGAGAGCATCCTCTTCCGCCGCGTGCGGGTGAACAGCTACGCGAAGGTGGAGCGCTCCGTCGTCTTCGACGAGGTGGACATCGGCCGTCACGCGCAGGTGAAGAACGCCATCATCGACAAGGGCGTGCGCGTACCGCCCAACGCGAAGATTGGCTTCGACCTGGAGGCCGACAAGGCCCGCGGCTTCACGGTGACGGACTCCGGCATCGTCGTGGTGCCCAAGGGCTACCGCTTCGAGTAG
- a CDS encoding type III polyketide synthase encodes MHSSAPGQDTPPFIRAVGRALPPHYATQEQLIAAFRELWAKKHFNLERLEDLHRAVQVGGRHLALPIEAYPPLTTFQQRNDAWIREATALSEAVVRQALDKAELTPGDVDHVFFVTVTGIATPSIEARVANRVRFRGDFKRTPLFGLGCVAGASGIARAADYLRAFPTHTALVIATELCSLTLQREDLSIPNIIASGLFGDGAACAVLRGGATPGAKGPRVVASRSVFYPDTERVMGWDVVDSGFKVVLSAKVPVLVKDHIRGNVDGFLAEHGLARKDVRHWVAHTGGPKVLKAFEEALELEASTLERSWASLREVGNLSSASVLFVLGETLEDAGPRPGDWGVMMAMGPGFCAEMVLLRW; translated from the coding sequence ATGCACAGCAGCGCACCCGGCCAGGACACCCCGCCCTTCATCCGCGCGGTAGGTCGTGCCCTCCCTCCGCACTACGCCACGCAGGAACAGCTCATCGCGGCCTTCCGAGAGCTGTGGGCGAAGAAGCACTTCAACCTCGAGCGGCTCGAGGATTTGCACCGCGCGGTGCAGGTGGGGGGCCGCCACCTCGCGTTGCCGATTGAGGCGTATCCGCCGCTCACCACCTTCCAGCAGCGCAACGACGCCTGGATTCGCGAGGCCACGGCGCTGAGCGAAGCGGTGGTGCGCCAGGCGTTGGACAAGGCGGAGCTGACACCTGGGGACGTGGACCACGTCTTCTTCGTCACGGTGACGGGCATTGCCACGCCCAGCATCGAGGCGCGGGTGGCCAACCGCGTGCGCTTCCGTGGCGACTTCAAGCGCACGCCCCTCTTCGGCCTGGGGTGCGTGGCGGGCGCGTCGGGAATCGCGCGGGCGGCGGACTACCTGCGCGCCTTCCCCACGCACACCGCGCTCGTCATCGCCACGGAGCTGTGCTCGCTGACGTTGCAGCGCGAGGACCTGTCCATTCCCAACATCATCGCCTCCGGCCTCTTCGGGGACGGCGCGGCGTGCGCGGTGCTGCGGGGCGGGGCGACGCCGGGCGCGAAGGGCCCGAGGGTGGTGGCCTCGCGCTCCGTCTTCTACCCGGACACCGAGCGCGTCATGGGCTGGGACGTGGTGGACTCGGGCTTCAAGGTGGTGCTGTCGGCCAAGGTGCCGGTGCTGGTGAAGGACCACATCCGCGGCAACGTGGACGGCTTCCTCGCGGAGCATGGCCTTGCGCGCAAGGACGTGCGGCACTGGGTGGCGCACACCGGCGGGCCCAAGGTGCTCAAGGCCTTCGAGGAGGCGCTGGAGCTGGAGGCGTCCACGCTGGAGCGCTCGTGGGCGTCGCTGCGCGAGGTGGGCAACCTTTCCTCCGCATCGGTACTCTTCGTGCTGGGGGAGACACTGGAGGACGCTGGGCCGCGCCCGGGCGACTGGGGTGTGATGATGGCCATGGGGCCGGGTTTCTGCGCGGAGATGGTGCTCTTGCGATGGTGA
- a CDS encoding isoprenylcysteine carboxyl methyltransferase family protein: MVTSTQAVFLGFMALLVVERLVELVLSKRNAGRAFARGGVETGQGHYRFMVVFHTLFLVACVAEVLVLESPFPGVWGWAALGGAVAAQALRYWAIATLGDRWNSRIIVVPGLPPVTGGPYRFLRHPNYVAVVLELACVPLIHGAWRTALFFSVGNAALLFVRIRAEEAALGDAYAREFAHRPRFIPEVPRD, encoded by the coding sequence ATGGTGACCTCCACCCAAGCCGTCTTCCTGGGCTTCATGGCGCTGCTCGTGGTGGAGCGGCTGGTGGAGCTGGTGCTCTCCAAGCGCAACGCGGGACGGGCCTTCGCGCGGGGCGGCGTGGAGACGGGGCAGGGGCACTACCGCTTCATGGTGGTGTTCCACACGCTGTTCCTGGTGGCGTGCGTGGCGGAGGTGCTCGTCCTGGAGTCGCCCTTCCCGGGCGTCTGGGGTTGGGCGGCGCTGGGCGGGGCGGTGGCGGCGCAGGCCTTGCGTTACTGGGCCATCGCGACGCTGGGAGACAGGTGGAACTCGCGCATCATCGTGGTGCCGGGGCTGCCGCCGGTGACGGGTGGGCCCTACCGCTTCCTGCGTCACCCCAACTACGTGGCGGTGGTGCTGGAGTTGGCGTGCGTGCCGCTCATCCACGGCGCGTGGCGGACGGCGCTGTTCTTCTCGGTGGGAAACGCGGCGCTGCTCTTCGTGCGGATTCGCGCGGAGGAGGCGGCGCTCGGCGACGCGTACGCGCGGGAGTTCGCCCACCGTCCCCGCTTCATCCCGGAGGTGCCCCGTGACTGA
- a CDS encoding acyl carrier protein, producing MTESELEVLAEIRRIAADELEWKGAVEPGHDLLKDMQLDSLGLTVLAVGLENRFRIRLSEEDAQEVRTVGDLAKLVAQRAAASGAPAPRGTEVRS from the coding sequence GTGACTGAGTCCGAACTGGAAGTGCTGGCGGAGATTCGCCGCATCGCCGCCGACGAGCTGGAATGGAAGGGCGCGGTGGAGCCGGGACATGACCTCCTGAAGGACATGCAGTTGGACAGCCTGGGGCTGACGGTGCTGGCGGTGGGGCTGGAGAACCGCTTCCGCATCCGCCTGTCCGAAGAGGACGCGCAGGAGGTGCGCACGGTAGGGGACCTGGCGAAGCTGGTGGCACAGCGGGCCGCGGCGTCCGGAGCACCGGCCCCTCGGGGCACGGAGGTGCGCTCGTGA
- a CDS encoding fatty acyl-AMP ligase, with amino-acid sequence MLAATARTTSHGLTFVDAGEREVAVPWAEVYRRARRTAAGLARLGVREGERVALLLPTSPGFMDAYFGTLLAGAVPVPLYPPVRLGRLEEYHRTTARMLQVTGAAAVLTDSRVRLLLGPSVERARPRLGCHTVDEVSRGDEEWEAPVRPEGLGLIQFSSGSTVDPKPVALTHGALMSQVAALEVAMPLRPGTPPVGVSWLPLYHDMGLIGCVLSALYYPGNLVLIPPEVFLARPALWLRALSRHKGFISPAPNFAYGLCLKRVKDEDMQGMDLSSWKHALNGAEPVSSDTLRRFAQRFERWGFSARALRPVYGLSEASLAVTFPPEGRGPRSLGVDAGVLAREARVEVGTRELVSVGAPVAGFEVEVRDAAGGVLPEKRVGRVFARGPSLMSGYYGDTEATGRALSAEGWLDTGDLGFLADGELYLTGRAKDVVIIRGANHAPQAFEEPLQAVDGVRTGCAVALGFTPEGGEDEALLILAERAGPGAGEEVEERIRAAVVEATGVRPHTVRLLEPGTLPRTSSGKLRRAEALRRYLAGELAPPKKVGMVGMAVEMAKSAIAMARAEHDT; translated from the coding sequence ATGCTCGCGGCCACGGCGCGCACCACGTCGCACGGGCTGACCTTCGTGGACGCGGGCGAGCGGGAAGTGGCCGTGCCATGGGCGGAGGTGTACCGCCGCGCCCGGCGCACGGCGGCGGGGCTGGCGCGGCTGGGCGTGCGCGAGGGCGAGCGGGTGGCGCTGCTGTTGCCCACCTCGCCGGGCTTCATGGACGCGTACTTCGGCACGCTGCTGGCGGGAGCGGTGCCGGTGCCGCTCTATCCGCCGGTGCGGCTGGGGCGGCTGGAGGAGTACCACCGGACCACGGCGCGCATGCTCCAGGTGACGGGGGCGGCGGCGGTGCTGACGGACTCGCGGGTGCGGCTGCTGCTGGGGCCGAGCGTGGAGCGGGCCCGTCCGCGCCTGGGCTGTCACACCGTGGACGAGGTGTCGCGCGGGGACGAGGAATGGGAGGCGCCGGTGCGTCCGGAGGGGCTGGGGCTCATCCAGTTCTCTTCGGGCTCCACGGTGGACCCGAAGCCGGTGGCGCTGACGCACGGGGCGCTGATGTCGCAGGTGGCGGCGCTGGAGGTGGCCATGCCGCTGCGGCCGGGGACTCCGCCGGTGGGCGTGAGCTGGCTGCCGCTGTACCACGACATGGGGCTCATCGGCTGTGTGCTGTCGGCGCTGTACTACCCGGGCAACCTGGTGCTGATTCCGCCGGAGGTCTTCCTGGCACGGCCCGCGCTGTGGCTGCGCGCGCTGTCGAGGCACAAGGGCTTCATCTCGCCCGCGCCCAACTTCGCGTATGGCCTGTGCCTGAAGCGGGTGAAGGACGAGGACATGCAGGGCATGGACCTGTCCTCCTGGAAGCACGCGCTCAACGGCGCGGAGCCGGTGTCGTCGGACACGCTGCGCCGCTTCGCGCAGCGCTTCGAGCGGTGGGGCTTCTCCGCGCGGGCGCTGCGGCCGGTGTACGGGCTGTCGGAGGCGTCGCTGGCGGTGACCTTCCCGCCGGAGGGCCGGGGCCCGCGCTCGCTGGGCGTGGACGCCGGGGTGCTGGCGCGCGAGGCGCGGGTGGAGGTGGGGACGCGGGAGCTGGTGAGCGTGGGCGCGCCGGTGGCGGGCTTCGAGGTGGAGGTGCGCGACGCGGCGGGTGGGGTGCTGCCGGAGAAGCGGGTGGGGCGTGTCTTCGCGCGCGGGCCGTCGTTGATGTCGGGCTACTACGGCGACACGGAGGCGACGGGTCGGGCGCTGTCGGCGGAGGGCTGGCTGGACACGGGAGACCTGGGCTTCCTGGCGGACGGGGAGCTGTACCTCACGGGCCGGGCGAAGGACGTGGTCATCATCCGGGGGGCCAACCACGCGCCGCAGGCGTTCGAGGAGCCGCTTCAGGCGGTGGACGGCGTGCGCACGGGCTGCGCGGTGGCGCTGGGCTTCACGCCGGAGGGCGGAGAGGACGAGGCGCTGCTCATCCTCGCGGAGCGGGCGGGGCCGGGGGCGGGTGAAGAGGTGGAGGAGCGCATCCGCGCGGCGGTGGTGGAGGCCACGGGCGTGCGGCCGCACACGGTGCGGCTACTGGAGCCGGGGACGCTGCCGCGCACGTCGAGCGGCAAGCTGCGCCGGGCGGAGGCGCTGCGGCGCTATCTGGCCGGAGAGCTGGCGCCGCCGAAGAAGGTGGGCATGGTCGGCATGGCGGTGGAGATGGCGAAGAGCGCCATCGCCATGGCGAGGGCGGAGCACGATACGTGA
- a CDS encoding NAD(P)/FAD-dependent oxidoreductase: MKRYDVAVVGGGPAGLAVAITTTARGLNTVVLERATVPADKACGEGLMPPALAVLDRLGALALLDRRESAPFVGIRYVQEDGSTVEGLLPGAGGLGVRRVALASALVARARDVGVELRERTQVLSHRRTSEGMTLETGDGPVEARMLVAADGLGSPLRRAEGLDVESSGPRRFGLRRHFQLEPWTPYVEVHFADGVEAYVTPAGARRVGLAFLWEDGVVEGRVGFETLLARFPRLSERLTGVEPDSQVRGAGPLARVARARVADRFALVGDAAGYVDALTGEGLSLAFACAESLGTLLPDALAKGATADTLRPYEACFQRVFRKYAWTTHALLMLARRPRLRRPVVRLLSKAPWLFERILHAVVA; encoded by the coding sequence GTGAAGCGGTACGACGTCGCAGTGGTAGGCGGAGGGCCGGCCGGACTGGCCGTGGCCATCACCACCACCGCGCGCGGGCTGAACACGGTGGTGCTGGAGCGAGCGACGGTGCCCGCCGACAAGGCCTGCGGCGAGGGACTGATGCCCCCGGCGCTCGCGGTGCTGGACCGGCTCGGCGCGCTGGCGCTGCTGGACCGCCGCGAGAGCGCGCCCTTCGTGGGCATCCGCTATGTGCAGGAGGACGGCTCCACGGTGGAAGGGCTGCTGCCCGGAGCCGGAGGGCTCGGCGTGCGGCGAGTGGCCCTGGCCTCCGCCCTGGTGGCCAGAGCCCGTGACGTCGGCGTGGAGCTCCGCGAGCGCACCCAGGTGCTGTCCCATCGCCGCACCAGCGAAGGCATGACCCTGGAGACCGGCGACGGCCCGGTGGAAGCACGGATGCTGGTGGCGGCAGACGGGCTCGGCTCACCGCTGAGGCGCGCGGAGGGCCTCGACGTGGAGTCCTCGGGCCCGAGGCGCTTCGGCCTGCGCCGACACTTCCAACTGGAGCCGTGGACGCCGTACGTGGAGGTGCACTTCGCGGACGGTGTGGAAGCGTACGTCACCCCCGCGGGAGCCCGGCGCGTGGGCCTCGCCTTCCTCTGGGAGGACGGCGTCGTTGAAGGACGCGTGGGCTTCGAAACACTGCTCGCGCGCTTCCCCCGCCTCTCCGAGCGGCTGACAGGCGTGGAGCCAGACTCCCAGGTGCGAGGCGCGGGTCCCCTGGCACGCGTGGCCCGAGCCCGAGTGGCGGACCGCTTCGCGCTGGTGGGAGACGCGGCGGGCTACGTAGACGCGCTGACAGGGGAGGGGCTCTCCCTGGCCTTCGCCTGCGCGGAGTCGCTGGGCACGCTGCTCCCCGACGCACTGGCGAAGGGCGCGACGGCGGACACCCTGCGCCCCTACGAGGCCTGCTTCCAGCGCGTGTTCCGCAAGTACGCGTGGACGACGCACGCACTGCTCATGCTGGCCCGCCGCCCCCGGCTGCGCCGCCCCGTGGTTCGCCTGCTCTCGAAGGCGCCCTGGCTCTTCGAGCGCATCCTCCACGCCGTCGTGGCGTGA